The following proteins are encoded in a genomic region of Rissa tridactyla isolate bRisTri1 chromosome 5, bRisTri1.patW.cur.20221130, whole genome shotgun sequence:
- the RRH gene encoding visual pigment-like receptor peropsin encodes MHWNDSSNSSESDNEAHSAFTQTEHNIVAAYLITAGVISIFSNIVVLGIFVKYKELRTATNAIIINLAFTDIGVSGIGYPMSAASDLHGSWKFGYTGCQIYAALNIFFGMASIGLLTVVAVDRYLTICRPDIGRRMTTRSYATLILAAWINAVFWASMPTVGWASYAPDPTGATCTVNWRKNDASFVSYTMSVIAVNFVVPLTVMFYCYYNVSRTMKQYASSNCLESINVDWSDQVDVTKMSVVMIIMFLVAWSPYSIVCLWSSFGDPRKISPAMAIVAPLFAKSSTFYNPCIYVIANKKFRRAILAMVRCQTRQEITINNALPMSVSQSPLTS; translated from the exons ATGCATTGGAATGATTCATCCAATTCCTCAGAAAGTGACAATGAAGCTCATTCAGCCTTTACACAGACTGAGCACAACATAGTTGCAGCTTACTTAATAACAGCAG GAGTGATAAGCATTTTCAGTAACATTGTTGTGTTAGGCATCTTTGTTAAGTACAAAGAGCTTCGGACAGCAACCAACGCAATTATTATCAACTTGGCTTTTACTGACATTGGCGTTAGTGGCATTGGTTACCCCATGTCTGCTGCCTCAGACCTGCATGGAAGCTGGAAATTTGGATATACTGGATGCCAG atcTATGCTGCCTTAAATATCTTTTTTGGGATGGCGAGTATTGGTTTGCTTACTGTTGTTGCAGTTGACCGTTATCTGACAATCTGCAGGCCTGATATAG GGAGAAGAATGACTACGCGAAGCTATGCCACGCTAATCCTTGCTGCATGGATAAATGCAGTTTTTTGGGCTTCCATGCCTACTGTAGGCTGGGCTAGCTACGCTCCGGATCCAACTGGAGCAACGTGCACAGTAAATTGGAGGAAAAATGATGC GTCCTTTGTTTCCTACACAATGAGTGTAATTGCTGTTAATTTTGTTGTACCCTTAACAGTCATGTTTTACTGTTATTACAATGTTTCCCGGACAATGAAACAGTATGCCAGCAGTAACTGCCTGGAGAGCATCAACGTAGATTGGTCTGACCAAGTAGATGTGACAAAG ATGTCTGTTGTGATGATTATAATGTTCTTGGTGGCGTGGTCTCCGTATTCTATTGTGTGTTTATGGTCTTCCTTTGGAGACCCAAGGAAAATTTCTCCTGCAATGGCCATCGTAGCTCCTCTATTTGCAAAATCTTCCACATTCTATAATCCCTGCATTTATGTAATTGCAAACAAAAA GTTTCGGAGGGCAATCCTGGCAATGGTGCGATGTCAGACAAGACAAGAGATAACTATAAACAATGCCTTGCCCATGAGTGTATCTCAAAGTCCACTGACGTCATAG
- the LRIT3 gene encoding leucine-rich repeat, immunoglobulin-like domain and transmembrane domain-containing protein 3 isoform X1, whose translation MYLFVYFYLLMIFFEEVHGFCPSQCTCVYHGRSDGTGTRSVLCNDPDMYEIPVNVPVDTVKLRIEKTVIRRIPTEAFYYLVDLKYLWVTYNCVANIDISSFYNLKQLHELRLDGNLLSTFPWESLAEMPNLRTLDLHNNKMTSIPADAGRYLRNLTYLDISSNKLTTLPSDLMDIWPPFSEAVLSKNTDILATQRVILGLQDNPWFCDCRISKLIEFSKIVDNSLVLLDPLVSCSGPESLAGILFQRAELEQCLKPSVMTSATKITSPLGSNVLLRCDATGYPTPQLTWTRSDNIPVNYTVIQETPGEGVRWSIISLTGISYKDAGEYRCKAKNLAGMSEAAVTVTVVGVVTTTVSPQKYGRKQEAERQNSTQEESKQEPERTTTPLPTTPTTTALVSTERSTSIRLTDKKQSRPMFDGKKNSKAVTNGNKKQAVEIRKKGEETKQTGEISNKIEDTSLNTASMAEQNVTVKNLRVISETDERVTLTWKTVNATSNSAVTVLYSKYGEKDMLPLSTDSSKNKVTIDGLQPSTQYMACVSPKGMPPTEEQCIIFSTDRLNDDSSSQFSILILASSAACVVVLPLIFFLLYKVLKLRVKPKTAKEADLAKETYVKFETLSLKPRTVTAGEQLWARRYTDESERLLLCSRSSMDSQMTFKSEGSRSEYLC comes from the exons ATGTATCTGTTTGTTTACTTCTACCTCCTAATGATCTTTTTTGAAGAAGTGCATGGTTTTTGTCCTTCTCAATGCACTTGCGTTTACCATGGCAGAAGTGATGGCACTGGAACAag GTCTGTGCTCTGTAATGATCCTGACATGTATGAGATCCCTGTGAATGTTCCTGTGGATACTGTAAAACTTCGTATAGAGAAAACTGTCATACGAAGGATTCCAACTGAAGCCTTTTACTACCTAGTAGATCTCAAATATCTGTGGGTAACTTACAACTGTGTAGCCAACATTGATATCAGCAGTTTCTATAACTTGAAACAACTGCATGAGCTACGGCTGGATGGTAATCTGCTTTCAACTTTCCCTTGGGAATCGCTGGCAGAGATGCCCAACCTACGAACTCTTGATTTACACAACAATAAAATGACCAGCATTCCTGCCGATGCTGGCCGGTACTTGAGAAACCTCACCTACCTGGACATATCCAGCAACAAGCTAACCACCTTGCCATCAGACTTGATGGACATTTGGCCCCCCTTCTCAGAAGCTGTCCTGTCCAAGAACACAGACATTTTGGCAACCCAGAGAGTCATTTTGG GTTTGCAGGACAACCCATGGTTTTGTGACTGTCGCATTTCAAAGCTAATTGAATTTTCCAAAATTGTGGACAACTCGCTTGTACTTCTTGATCCATTGGTTTCATGTAGTGGACCTGAGAGCCTGGCAGGAATCTTGTTCCAGAGAGCTGAGTTAGAGCAGTGTCTTAAACCATCCGTGATGACGTCGGCAACAAAAATCACTTCCCCGCTGGGAAGCAACGTTCTGCTGCGCTGCGACGCAACTGGGTACCCAACACCACAGCTTACTTGGACTAGGTCAGACAATATACCAGTGAACTATACAG taATTCAAGAAACACCTGGAGAGGGTGTCAGATGGTCCATAATAAGCTTGACAGGGATTTCATACAAAGATGCAGGAGAATACAGATGTAAAGCCAAGAACTTAGCAGGAATGTCAGAAGCTGCTGTTACAGTCACAGTGGTTGGTGTAGTTACTACAACTGTGTCACCACAGAAGTATGGAAGGAAGCAAGAGGCAGAGAGACAGAATAGCACTCAGGAGGAATCCAAGCAGGAACCTGAGAGGACAACAACACCTCTTCCCACCACACCAACCACCACAGCGCTGGTTAGCACTGAAAGATCAACGAGCATCAGGTTGACCGACAAGAAGCAATCCAGGCCCATgtttgatggaaagaaaaattcaaaggcagtgacaaatggaaacaaaaagcagGCTGTGGAGATACGCAAGAAAGGTGAGGAGACAAAGCAGACTGGGGAGATAAGCAATAAAATTGAGGATACTTCATTGAATACAGCAAGTATGGCTGAGCAAAATGTTACTGTAAAGAACCTAAGAGTGATCAGTGAAACTGATGAAAGAGTGACCTTAACTTGGAAAACTGTCAATGCCACAAGCAACTCTGCAGTGACTGTGTTATATTCAAAGTATGGTGAAAAAGACATGTTGCCTCTGAGCACCGATTCTAGCAAAAACAAAGTCACAATTGATGGTTTGCAACCTAGTACTCAATATATGGCATGTGTCTCACCCAAAGGCATGCCACCTACAGAAGAGCAGTGCATTATTTTCTCCACCGATAGGTTAAATGATGACAGTAGCTCCCAGTTTTCTATTCTAATATTGGCCAGCAGTGCAGCATGTGTGGTTGTTTTACCTTTGATATTTTTCTTACTCTACAAAGTTTTAAAACTTCGTGTGAAACCGAAAACTGCAAAGGAAGCTGACCTTGCAAAAGAGACCTATGTGAAATTTGAAACACTATCTCTGAAGCCTCGAACAGTgactgcaggagagcagctctgggcaCGAAGGTACACAGATGAGTCGGAAAGACTTCTCCTTTGTTCTAGGTCAAGCATGGATTCTCAAATGACCTTCAAAAGCGAGGGCTCTAGGTCTGAGTATCTGTGTTGA
- the LRIT3 gene encoding leucine-rich repeat, immunoglobulin-like domain and transmembrane domain-containing protein 3 isoform X2: MYEIPVNVPVDTVKLRIEKTVIRRIPTEAFYYLVDLKYLWVTYNCVANIDISSFYNLKQLHELRLDGNLLSTFPWESLAEMPNLRTLDLHNNKMTSIPADAGRYLRNLTYLDISSNKLTTLPSDLMDIWPPFSEAVLSKNTDILATQRVILGLQDNPWFCDCRISKLIEFSKIVDNSLVLLDPLVSCSGPESLAGILFQRAELEQCLKPSVMTSATKITSPLGSNVLLRCDATGYPTPQLTWTRSDNIPVNYTVIQETPGEGVRWSIISLTGISYKDAGEYRCKAKNLAGMSEAAVTVTVVGVVTTTVSPQKYGRKQEAERQNSTQEESKQEPERTTTPLPTTPTTTALVSTERSTSIRLTDKKQSRPMFDGKKNSKAVTNGNKKQAVEIRKKGEETKQTGEISNKIEDTSLNTASMAEQNVTVKNLRVISETDERVTLTWKTVNATSNSAVTVLYSKYGEKDMLPLSTDSSKNKVTIDGLQPSTQYMACVSPKGMPPTEEQCIIFSTDRLNDDSSSQFSILILASSAACVVVLPLIFFLLYKVLKLRVKPKTAKEADLAKETYVKFETLSLKPRTVTAGEQLWARRYTDESERLLLCSRSSMDSQMTFKSEGSRSEYLC; the protein is encoded by the exons ATGTATGAGATCCCTGTGAATGTTCCTGTGGATACTGTAAAACTTCGTATAGAGAAAACTGTCATACGAAGGATTCCAACTGAAGCCTTTTACTACCTAGTAGATCTCAAATATCTGTGGGTAACTTACAACTGTGTAGCCAACATTGATATCAGCAGTTTCTATAACTTGAAACAACTGCATGAGCTACGGCTGGATGGTAATCTGCTTTCAACTTTCCCTTGGGAATCGCTGGCAGAGATGCCCAACCTACGAACTCTTGATTTACACAACAATAAAATGACCAGCATTCCTGCCGATGCTGGCCGGTACTTGAGAAACCTCACCTACCTGGACATATCCAGCAACAAGCTAACCACCTTGCCATCAGACTTGATGGACATTTGGCCCCCCTTCTCAGAAGCTGTCCTGTCCAAGAACACAGACATTTTGGCAACCCAGAGAGTCATTTTGG GTTTGCAGGACAACCCATGGTTTTGTGACTGTCGCATTTCAAAGCTAATTGAATTTTCCAAAATTGTGGACAACTCGCTTGTACTTCTTGATCCATTGGTTTCATGTAGTGGACCTGAGAGCCTGGCAGGAATCTTGTTCCAGAGAGCTGAGTTAGAGCAGTGTCTTAAACCATCCGTGATGACGTCGGCAACAAAAATCACTTCCCCGCTGGGAAGCAACGTTCTGCTGCGCTGCGACGCAACTGGGTACCCAACACCACAGCTTACTTGGACTAGGTCAGACAATATACCAGTGAACTATACAG taATTCAAGAAACACCTGGAGAGGGTGTCAGATGGTCCATAATAAGCTTGACAGGGATTTCATACAAAGATGCAGGAGAATACAGATGTAAAGCCAAGAACTTAGCAGGAATGTCAGAAGCTGCTGTTACAGTCACAGTGGTTGGTGTAGTTACTACAACTGTGTCACCACAGAAGTATGGAAGGAAGCAAGAGGCAGAGAGACAGAATAGCACTCAGGAGGAATCCAAGCAGGAACCTGAGAGGACAACAACACCTCTTCCCACCACACCAACCACCACAGCGCTGGTTAGCACTGAAAGATCAACGAGCATCAGGTTGACCGACAAGAAGCAATCCAGGCCCATgtttgatggaaagaaaaattcaaaggcagtgacaaatggaaacaaaaagcagGCTGTGGAGATACGCAAGAAAGGTGAGGAGACAAAGCAGACTGGGGAGATAAGCAATAAAATTGAGGATACTTCATTGAATACAGCAAGTATGGCTGAGCAAAATGTTACTGTAAAGAACCTAAGAGTGATCAGTGAAACTGATGAAAGAGTGACCTTAACTTGGAAAACTGTCAATGCCACAAGCAACTCTGCAGTGACTGTGTTATATTCAAAGTATGGTGAAAAAGACATGTTGCCTCTGAGCACCGATTCTAGCAAAAACAAAGTCACAATTGATGGTTTGCAACCTAGTACTCAATATATGGCATGTGTCTCACCCAAAGGCATGCCACCTACAGAAGAGCAGTGCATTATTTTCTCCACCGATAGGTTAAATGATGACAGTAGCTCCCAGTTTTCTATTCTAATATTGGCCAGCAGTGCAGCATGTGTGGTTGTTTTACCTTTGATATTTTTCTTACTCTACAAAGTTTTAAAACTTCGTGTGAAACCGAAAACTGCAAAGGAAGCTGACCTTGCAAAAGAGACCTATGTGAAATTTGAAACACTATCTCTGAAGCCTCGAACAGTgactgcaggagagcagctctgggcaCGAAGGTACACAGATGAGTCGGAAAGACTTCTCCTTTGTTCTAGGTCAAGCATGGATTCTCAAATGACCTTCAAAAGCGAGGGCTCTAGGTCTGAGTATCTGTGTTGA